The Mycobacterium haemophilum DSM 44634 sequence CTGTCGTAGCGCTCGAACCCGGCGTCTCCCGCGCCGTCGGCAAAATGCTCGAAAGCGCCGAGTGAGACGATGCGATCGACCGGTTCGTCGAATTGCTCCCAGCCCTGCAGCCGCACGTCCTTGGTGCGGTTCTTCCGGGTGTTGGCCATCTCGGCGAACTTCAGTTTGTTGTGAGCGAGCTGATTCTCGCTCAGCGTCAAGCCGATCACATTAACGTCATACTTTTCGATCGCATGCCGCATGGTCGATCCCCAGCCGCAGCCAATGTCGAGCAGCGTCATACCGGGTTCTAGCCCAAGCTTGCCCAGGGCGAGGTCACGCTTGGCGCGCTGGGCCTCTTCCAGCGTCATGTCGGGGCGCTCGAAGTATGCGCAGCTGTAGGTCATCGACGGATCGAGCCACAGCTTGAAGAATTCATTTGATCGGTCGTAATGCGACTGGACGGCTTCGACCGGTGGTTTCAGCTGGGTGCGCCGGGTT is a genomic window containing:
- the cmaA2 gene encoding cyclopropane mycolic acid synthase CmaA2, producing MVPSQSHPAETRRTQLKPPVEAVQSHYDRSNEFFKLWLDPSMTYSCAYFERPDMTLEEAQRAKRDLALGKLGLEPGMTLLDIGCGWGSTMRHAIEKYDVNVIGLTLSENQLAHNKLKFAEMANTRKNRTKDVRLQGWEQFDEPVDRIVSLGAFEHFADGAGDAGFERYDSFFKMCYNVLPDDGRMLLHTIIVPDAKEAKELGLTAPMSLLRFIKFILTEIFPGGRLPQIPQVDHYSSNAGFTVERYHRIGSHYVPTLNAWAAALEAHQDEAIALQGQQVYDTYMHYLTGCSNLFRDQYTDVCQFTLVK